A single window of Bradyrhizobium daqingense DNA harbors:
- a CDS encoding RraA family protein, which yields MTDKATGPLPASVLEALGRYDTPTICNAMEIVAPERRLIGYTTKQLVCPFPDLPPIVGYARTVAIRSVLKSSLPAEEQSKRRIEYYEYVGTGHGPRISVIQDIDGPDVGYGAFWGEVQSNVHKALGCLGVITDGSIRDIPQWAPGFQALAGSIGPSHAWVHAESFGGEVRVAGMTVKSDDLIHADQHGAIVIPLDVAAKLPEAAELCGRRETPILEIARSPDFSLEKLKAALKRSAEIH from the coding sequence GTGACCGATAAAGCGACCGGGCCGCTGCCCGCATCCGTCCTCGAAGCGCTGGGCCGCTATGACACGCCGACCATCTGCAACGCCATGGAGATCGTGGCGCCCGAGCGGCGGCTGATCGGCTACACCACCAAGCAGCTGGTCTGCCCGTTTCCCGATCTGCCGCCGATCGTCGGCTATGCCCGCACGGTCGCGATCCGCTCGGTGCTGAAATCCTCGCTCCCCGCGGAGGAGCAGTCCAAGCGCCGCATCGAATATTACGAATATGTCGGCACCGGCCACGGTCCGCGCATCTCGGTGATTCAGGACATCGACGGCCCCGATGTCGGCTATGGCGCGTTTTGGGGCGAGGTGCAGAGCAACGTGCACAAGGCACTCGGCTGTCTCGGCGTCATCACCGACGGCTCGATCCGCGACATCCCGCAATGGGCCCCGGGCTTCCAGGCGCTGGCCGGCTCGATCGGCCCATCCCATGCCTGGGTTCATGCGGAGAGCTTCGGCGGCGAGGTGCGCGTCGCCGGCATGACCGTGAAGTCGGATGATCTCATTCATGCCGACCAGCACGGCGCCATCGTGATCCCGCTCGACGTCGCGGCGAAGCTGCCCGAGGCTGCCGAGCTCTGTGGCCGGCGCGAGACGCCGATCCTGGAGATCGCGCGCAGCCCCGACTTCTCACTGGAGAAGCTGAAGGCCGCGCTGAAACGCTCCGCGGAGATCCACTGA
- a CDS encoding phosphatidylserine decarboxylase, producing the protein MSILDSIQRQIPPIHKEGYPFIGGFALASLVLFWLWSPLGWIGTILTVWCALFFRDPVRVTPVDEGLVVSPADGRVSMITMALPPAELGLGDRPLPRISVFMSVFNCHVNRSPIAGRVDRIAYRPGLFINAELDKASEDNERNSLVITTPTARIGVVQIAGLVAKRIVCFVKEGQAIGAGERFGLIRFGSRLDVYLPLGTKALVSEGQTAIAGETILADLAGDDSGRTYRTN; encoded by the coding sequence ATGTCCATTCTCGATTCGATCCAGCGTCAGATCCCGCCGATCCACAAGGAGGGCTATCCCTTCATCGGCGGCTTTGCGCTGGCAAGCCTGGTCCTGTTCTGGCTGTGGTCGCCTCTGGGGTGGATCGGCACGATCCTGACCGTGTGGTGCGCGCTGTTCTTCCGCGATCCCGTCCGCGTGACGCCGGTGGATGAGGGGCTCGTGGTGTCGCCGGCCGATGGTCGCGTCTCGATGATCACCATGGCGCTGCCGCCGGCCGAGCTCGGCCTCGGCGACCGGCCGCTGCCGCGCATCTCGGTGTTCATGAGCGTGTTCAATTGCCATGTGAACCGCAGCCCGATCGCGGGCAGAGTGGACCGTATCGCGTACCGGCCCGGCCTGTTCATCAATGCCGAGCTCGACAAGGCGAGCGAGGACAACGAGCGCAACTCGCTCGTGATCACGACGCCGACGGCGCGGATCGGCGTGGTCCAGATCGCCGGCCTCGTCGCCAAGCGCATCGTCTGTTTCGTCAAGGAAGGGCAGGCGATCGGCGCCGGCGAGCGCTTCGGCCTGATCCGCTTCGGCTCGCGCCTTGACGTCTATCTGCCGTTGGGCACCAAGGCGCTGGTCTCCGAAGGCCAGACAGCGATTGCCGGCGAGACGATTCTGGCTGACCTCGCCGGAGACGACTCCGGGCGCACTTACCGCACCAATTAA
- a CDS encoding rhodanese-like domain-containing protein: MANQVQDLTADEVSKGVAEGRYLLVDVREPNEVEAEAYPYGVVVPLSTFDPKAIPDPGGKQVVFACRSGKRSVTASLAAQAAGLPYDKHLAGGMLGWKAAGLPSKVGG, translated from the coding sequence GTGGCAAACCAGGTACAGGATCTGACCGCGGACGAGGTCTCCAAGGGGGTCGCCGAAGGCCGCTATCTCTTGGTCGACGTCCGCGAGCCGAATGAGGTCGAGGCCGAGGCCTATCCCTACGGCGTCGTGGTACCGCTCTCGACCTTCGATCCCAAGGCGATTCCAGATCCCGGCGGAAAGCAGGTCGTGTTCGCCTGCCGCTCGGGCAAGCGCTCGGTGACGGCCTCGCTGGCGGCGCAGGCGGCCGGCCTGCCTTACGACAAGCATCTGGCCGGCGGCATGCTGGGCTGGAAGGCGGCGGGCCTTCCGAGCAAGGTCGGTGGCTGA
- a CDS encoding OmpA/MotB family protein, which produces MAKKKRGGAHGGHGWFVTFADLMALLLAFFVMLVAFSTQDANKLKIVAGSMREAFGVQTEARYSGIVESDGLPTRPRLKNVDHIQPEDASNTPTPDQEDREKTSGAKIKVDRNFALAAASLRQALQDMPELTEMSKHIMFEETKQGLNLEIVDQDGRSMFADGSKVPYDRTRRLVEKLAIPLKATPLRVSIAGHTAAGFVPTRSDYGAFDLSADRANAVRQILEREGLPSSHIFAVSGKADTQPLFPDDPSLAANRRVTITLMREDPPLPPNLKP; this is translated from the coding sequence ATGGCCAAGAAGAAACGCGGCGGCGCACATGGAGGCCACGGCTGGTTCGTGACCTTCGCCGACCTGATGGCGCTGCTGCTGGCGTTCTTCGTGATGCTGGTCGCGTTCTCCACTCAGGACGCCAACAAGCTGAAGATCGTCGCCGGCTCGATGCGCGAGGCGTTCGGCGTGCAGACGGAAGCGCGCTATTCCGGCATCGTCGAGTCCGACGGCCTGCCGACCCGTCCGCGGTTGAAGAACGTCGATCACATCCAGCCCGAGGATGCTTCCAACACGCCGACGCCGGACCAGGAGGATCGCGAGAAGACCTCCGGCGCGAAGATCAAGGTCGATCGCAATTTCGCGCTCGCCGCAGCCTCGCTGCGCCAGGCCTTGCAGGACATGCCGGAACTGACGGAGATGTCCAAGCACATCATGTTCGAGGAGACCAAGCAGGGCCTCAACCTCGAGATCGTCGATCAGGACGGTCGCTCGATGTTCGCCGACGGCTCCAAGGTGCCTTACGACCGCACCCGCCGCCTGGTCGAGAAGCTTGCGATTCCGCTCAAGGCGACGCCGCTGCGCGTTTCGATCGCCGGCCACACCGCGGCGGGCTTCGTGCCGACCCGCAGCGACTACGGCGCCTTCGACCTTTCGGCCGATCGCGCCAACGCCGTGCGCCAGATCCTTGAGCGTGAAGGCTTGCCGTCGTCGCACATCTTCGCCGTCTCGGGCAAGGCGGACACCCAGCCGCTGTTTCCGGACGATCCTTCGCTCGCCGCCAACCGGCGGGTGACCATCACCTTGATGCGCGAAGACCCGCCGCTGCCACCAAACCTGAAGCCCTAA
- a CDS encoding potassium transporter Kup translates to MTASISSTETHDGKPVTSGFWALTLGSIGVVFGDIGTSPLYAFHEAVKGAAHGEPVSRAIVLGVLSLILWALLIVVTAKYVLLLLRADNNGEGGTLSLMALGQRALGRRSWVLLALGVVGASMFIGDSMITPAISVLSAVQGLKLATPAFEHYVVPLTVLILALLFAVQSKGTALVASAFGPVMVIWFAVIAVMGAVHIADDPTVLAAINPYYAVQFVLSHGVIGLVTLGAVFLAVTGGEALYADLGHFGRKPIQSAWMFFVLPALLINYFGQGALVLSDPSAIEHSFYRMVPDSLVLPLVGLATAATVIASQAVITGAYSLVYQAVQLGLLPRFEVRYTSETHAGQIYLPRVNRLLLIGVMLLVLLFHTPSNLASAYGIAVSTTMVADGIMGFVVIWKLWNWRAATAAAVIVPFVIVDLSFFSANLLKLLDGAWVPLLFGVVMVGTIWTWRKGSGILIQKTRRIEVPLDDLIRSLEKRPPHIVKGTAVFLTSDPAFVPTALLHNLKHNKVLHEHNVILTIETAQTPRVDLSERFRMEKISDKFSKVRLRFGYMEQPNVPKALAIARKQGWQFDIMSTSFFVSRRSLKASAQSGMPLWQDHLFIALSRSANDATDYFQIPTGRVVEVGTQVTI, encoded by the coding sequence ATGACGGCGAGCATCTCATCGACCGAGACCCACGACGGGAAGCCGGTCACATCAGGTTTTTGGGCCCTTACGCTCGGGAGCATCGGCGTCGTCTTCGGCGACATCGGCACCTCGCCGCTCTATGCTTTCCACGAGGCAGTGAAGGGCGCCGCCCATGGCGAGCCGGTCTCGCGGGCTATCGTGCTGGGCGTGCTCTCGCTGATCCTGTGGGCGCTGCTGATCGTCGTCACCGCCAAATATGTCCTGCTGCTGCTGCGCGCCGACAATAACGGGGAGGGCGGCACGCTCTCGCTGATGGCGCTGGGCCAGCGCGCGCTCGGGCGGCGAAGCTGGGTTCTGCTCGCGCTCGGCGTGGTCGGGGCCTCCATGTTCATCGGCGATTCCATGATCACGCCGGCGATCTCGGTGCTGTCGGCGGTCCAAGGCCTGAAGCTCGCAACTCCGGCGTTCGAGCACTACGTCGTGCCGCTCACGGTCCTCATCCTGGCGCTGCTGTTTGCCGTCCAGAGCAAAGGGACCGCACTGGTGGCCTCGGCCTTCGGGCCGGTGATGGTGATATGGTTCGCCGTCATTGCAGTGATGGGGGCCGTCCATATCGCCGACGACCCCACGGTGCTGGCGGCGATCAATCCCTATTATGCGGTGCAGTTCGTGCTGTCGCACGGTGTGATCGGCCTCGTGACTCTCGGCGCCGTGTTCCTGGCGGTGACCGGAGGCGAGGCGCTCTATGCCGATCTCGGTCATTTCGGGCGCAAGCCGATCCAGTCGGCCTGGATGTTCTTCGTGCTGCCCGCGCTCCTGATCAACTATTTCGGACAGGGCGCGCTGGTGCTGTCCGATCCCAGCGCGATCGAGCATTCCTTCTATCGCATGGTGCCTGACAGTCTGGTGCTGCCGCTGGTCGGCCTTGCGACCGCCGCGACTGTGATCGCGAGCCAGGCCGTGATCACCGGCGCCTATTCGCTGGTCTATCAGGCGGTGCAGCTCGGCCTGCTTCCGCGCTTCGAGGTGCGCTACACCTCCGAGACTCACGCCGGCCAGATCTATCTGCCGCGCGTGAACCGGCTGCTGCTGATCGGCGTGATGCTGCTGGTCTTGCTGTTCCACACCCCCAGCAATCTGGCCTCGGCGTATGGCATCGCGGTCTCCACCACCATGGTCGCCGACGGCATCATGGGCTTCGTTGTGATCTGGAAATTGTGGAACTGGCGCGCCGCCACGGCTGCGGCTGTCATCGTGCCCTTCGTCATCGTCGATTTGAGCTTCTTCAGCGCCAATCTGTTGAAGCTGCTCGACGGTGCCTGGGTGCCGCTATTGTTTGGCGTCGTCATGGTGGGGACGATCTGGACCTGGCGCAAGGGTTCGGGAATCCTGATCCAGAAGACGCGCCGGATCGAGGTGCCGCTGGATGATCTGATCCGGAGCCTCGAGAAGCGGCCCCCGCACATCGTCAAGGGCACCGCGGTGTTCCTCACCAGCGATCCCGCTTTCGTGCCGACCGCGTTGCTCCACAATTTGAAGCACAACAAGGTGCTGCACGAGCACAACGTGATCCTCACCATCGAGACCGCGCAGACTCCACGAGTCGATCTGTCGGAGCGGTTTCGCATGGAGAAGATCAGCGACAAGTTTTCCAAGGTTCGCCTGCGCTTCGGCTACATGGAGCAGCCGAACGTGCCCAAGGCGCTTGCGATCGCACGCAAGCAGGGCTGGCAGTTCGACATCATGTCGACCTCGTTCTTTGTGTCGCGGCGCTCGCTGAAAGCTTCGGCGCAATCGGGCATGCCGCTCTGGCAGGATCATTTGTTCATTGCGCTCAGCCGGTCCGCCAACGATGCCACGGACTACTTCCAGATCCCCACGGGACGGGTGGTGGAAGTCGGGACCCAGGTCACGATCTAA
- a CDS encoding CDP-alcohol phosphatidyltransferase family protein, whose translation MTPYDFKDPDTRRRRFRPIPVRMLVPNVITLLAICAGLTSIRLSIEGHMSLAVYAIVFAAALDGIDGRIARMIKGQSKFGAELDSLADFVNFGVAPGLMLYFWQLHELGNAGWIAAMVFAISGGLRLARFNATMDDPNKPAFAANFFTGVPAPAGAITVLLPIYVAFLGLGRWPVAMTAAYTLLIAFLMVSRLPVFSGKTKRMRVPPELVLPAFVAVVVFIALLIAYPWHVLSIGTVLYLLCLPLGYKSYRDQARALETAAPADGEISSPPSAPTMANLSEPPQDDDRPGRLH comes from the coding sequence ATGACGCCCTATGATTTCAAGGACCCCGATACGCGCCGCCGGCGGTTCCGCCCGATTCCGGTGCGGATGCTGGTGCCGAACGTCATCACGCTGCTGGCGATCTGCGCCGGCCTGACCTCGATCCGGCTGTCGATCGAGGGACACATGTCGCTCGCCGTCTACGCCATCGTGTTCGCGGCCGCGCTCGACGGTATCGACGGCCGCATCGCGCGCATGATCAAGGGCCAGTCCAAGTTCGGCGCCGAGCTCGACAGCCTCGCGGACTTCGTCAATTTCGGCGTGGCGCCCGGTCTGATGCTGTACTTCTGGCAGCTGCATGAGCTCGGCAATGCCGGCTGGATCGCCGCGATGGTGTTCGCGATCTCCGGCGGCCTGCGTCTGGCGCGCTTCAACGCCACCATGGACGATCCAAACAAGCCGGCCTTCGCCGCCAATTTCTTCACCGGCGTGCCGGCGCCGGCCGGCGCGATCACCGTGCTGCTACCGATCTATGTCGCGTTCCTCGGTCTCGGGCGCTGGCCCGTGGCGATGACGGCCGCCTACACGCTGCTGATCGCCTTCCTGATGGTGTCGCGCCTGCCGGTGTTCTCCGGCAAGACCAAGCGCATGCGCGTGCCACCCGAGCTGGTGCTGCCGGCGTTCGTCGCCGTCGTCGTCTTCATCGCGCTCCTGATCGCCTATCCCTGGCACGTGCTCTCGATCGGCACGGTGCTCTATCTGCTCTGCCTGCCGCTCGGCTACAAATCCTACCGCGACCAGGCGCGGGCGCTCGAAACGGCTGCGCCGGCGGATGGCGAAATCTCGTCACCGCCCTCGGCGCCGACGATGGCGAACCTGTCGGAGCCGCCGCAGGATGACGACCGGCCCGGACGGCTGCACTGA
- a CDS encoding potassium transporter Kup: MTSDAVISAPETAAANGHGEAHTTAGFGALTLGSIGVVYGDIGTSPLYAFREAVLAASGAEGAPTPAAVLGVVSLILWALIVVVTLKYVVILLRADNNGEGGTLALMALAQRAVGTGGATVVLLGIISGALFYGDAVITPALSVLSAIEGMKDVTLRFEPYIVPLTVVILVALFAVQSRGTARVAAFFGPIMCVWFAVLAAAAIHPIIEQPQVLLALNPLHAVSFMLSHGIIGFVTLGAVFLAVTGAEALYADLGHFGKRPIQTAWLFIVLPSLALNYLGQGALVLGDPGAIVSPFFQLFPQGFFRGCMVVLATMATVIASQAVITGAYSLTRQAIQLGLLPRFEIRHTSEAHSGQIFIPRINQLLLLAVVLLVLLFRSSSALASAYGISVTGTMVVTALMGFVVVWKVWRWSPLAAGALIAPFLFLDMTFLAANLLKVFEGGWVPLALGALMIILMYTWRRGSRLLFEKSRKLEFPLADLVAMLEKRPPQRVPGTAVFLTSDPLSAPTALMHSLKHYKVLHEKNVILTIETAQTPRIDPAERVRLEQISPTFSKVTLKFGFMESPNVPKALAIARKLGWQFDIMSTSFFLSRRALKPAVHSGMPRWQDRLFISLSRSANDATDYFQIPSGRVVEVGTQVTI, from the coding sequence ATGACTAGCGACGCAGTGATTTCCGCCCCGGAAACGGCGGCGGCCAACGGGCATGGCGAGGCCCACACCACCGCCGGTTTCGGCGCGCTGACGCTTGGCAGCATCGGGGTCGTCTATGGCGATATCGGCACCAGCCCGCTCTACGCCTTCCGCGAAGCGGTGCTGGCGGCCTCGGGCGCCGAAGGCGCGCCCACGCCGGCAGCCGTTCTCGGCGTCGTCTCCCTGATCCTGTGGGCCCTCATCGTCGTGGTGACGCTGAAATATGTTGTCATCCTGCTCCGCGCCGACAACAACGGCGAGGGCGGCACGCTCGCGCTGATGGCCTTGGCCCAGCGCGCTGTCGGCACCGGCGGTGCCACCGTCGTCCTGCTCGGAATCATCTCCGGTGCGCTCTTCTATGGCGATGCCGTGATCACGCCGGCGCTCTCGGTGCTGTCGGCGATCGAAGGCATGAAGGACGTCACGCTGCGGTTCGAACCTTATATCGTTCCGCTGACCGTGGTGATCCTGGTCGCGCTGTTCGCGGTGCAATCCCGCGGTACCGCCCGCGTTGCCGCCTTCTTCGGCCCGATCATGTGCGTCTGGTTCGCGGTGCTCGCGGCCGCCGCGATCCACCCGATCATCGAGCAGCCGCAGGTGCTGCTCGCGCTGAACCCGCTCCACGCGGTGTCCTTCATGCTCTCCCACGGCATCATCGGCTTCGTGACGCTGGGTGCGGTGTTCCTGGCGGTCACTGGCGCCGAAGCGCTCTATGCCGACCTTGGCCATTTCGGCAAGCGGCCGATCCAGACCGCCTGGTTGTTCATCGTGCTGCCATCGCTGGCGCTGAACTATCTGGGGCAGGGGGCGCTCGTGCTCGGCGATCCCGGGGCGATCGTGAGCCCATTCTTCCAGCTCTTCCCGCAGGGTTTCTTCCGTGGCTGCATGGTTGTGCTCGCCACCATGGCGACCGTCATCGCGAGCCAGGCGGTGATCACCGGCGCCTATTCGCTGACGCGTCAGGCTATTCAGCTCGGGCTGCTGCCGCGCTTCGAAATTCGTCATACCTCCGAAGCCCATTCCGGCCAGATCTTCATCCCGCGCATCAACCAGCTTTTGCTGCTCGCCGTGGTGCTGCTGGTGCTGCTGTTCCGTTCCTCCAGCGCGCTGGCGTCCGCCTATGGCATCTCGGTCACCGGCACCATGGTAGTGACCGCGCTGATGGGCTTCGTGGTGGTCTGGAAAGTGTGGCGGTGGTCGCCGCTCGCCGCCGGCGCGCTGATTGCGCCGTTCCTGTTCCTCGACATGACCTTCCTTGCCGCCAACCTGCTCAAGGTGTTCGAGGGCGGCTGGGTGCCGCTGGCGCTCGGCGCGCTCATGATCATCCTGATGTACACGTGGCGGCGCGGCAGCCGGCTGCTGTTCGAGAAGTCGCGCAAGCTCGAGTTCCCACTCGCCGACCTCGTGGCCATGCTGGAGAAGCGGCCGCCCCAGCGCGTGCCCGGCACCGCCGTGTTCCTGACCTCGGACCCGCTCAGTGCGCCGACCGCGCTGATGCATAGTCTGAAACACTACAAGGTTCTGCACGAGAAGAACGTCATTCTCACCATCGAGACGGCGCAGACCCCGCGGATCGATCCGGCCGAGCGGGTCAGGCTGGAGCAAATCTCGCCGACCTTTTCCAAGGTCACGCTGAAGTTCGGCTTCATGGAATCGCCCAATGTGCCGAAGGCGCTGGCGATCGCGCGCAAGCTCGGTTGGCAGTTCGACATCATGTCGACCTCGTTCTTCCTGTCGCGGCGGGCGCTGAAGCCCGCGGTGCATTCGGGCATGCCGCGCTGGCAGGACCGGCTCTTCATCTCGCTGAGCCGATCGGCCAACGACGCCACCGACTATTTCCAGATCCCCTCCGGCCGTGTGGTTGAGGTCGGAACGCAGGTGACGATCTAG
- a CDS encoding TIGR00730 family Rossman fold protein translates to MSTIKTVCVYCGSGPGTNPRFVEGAEAFGKALAENNIRLVYGGGSLGLMGAVATSVLDHGGTVTGIIPDFLRARENALTRVQEMIVTPDMHERKRLMFERSDAFVALPGGVGTLEELVEQMTWKQLGRHAKPVLLANIDNFWEPLFSLLSHMRQTEFIRAGLSIDILKADRVEDILPKLKAAAAQVAEAEKQMAPDVARKL, encoded by the coding sequence ATGAGCACGATCAAAACCGTCTGTGTCTATTGCGGCTCCGGCCCTGGAACCAATCCCCGCTTCGTTGAAGGTGCCGAGGCATTCGGCAAGGCGCTCGCCGAGAACAACATCCGTCTGGTCTATGGCGGCGGCTCGCTCGGCCTGATGGGCGCGGTCGCGACCTCCGTGCTCGATCACGGCGGCACCGTCACCGGCATCATCCCCGACTTCCTGAGGGCCCGCGAGAACGCGCTGACGCGCGTGCAGGAGATGATCGTCACCCCCGACATGCACGAGCGCAAGCGGCTGATGTTCGAGCGCTCCGACGCTTTCGTGGCGCTGCCGGGCGGCGTCGGCACGCTGGAAGAGCTGGTCGAGCAGATGACCTGGAAGCAGCTCGGCCGCCACGCCAAGCCGGTGCTGCTCGCCAACATCGACAATTTCTGGGAGCCGCTGTTCTCGCTGCTGTCGCACATGCGGCAGACCGAGTTCATCCGCGCCGGCCTTTCAATCGACATCCTCAAGGCCGATCGCGTCGAGGATATTCTGCCGAAGCTGAAGGCGGCCGCTGCCCAGGTCGCCGAAGCGGAAAAGCAGATGGCTCCGGACGTCGCGCGCAAGCTTTAA
- a CDS encoding ABCB family ABC transporter ATP-binding protein/permease: MDQPQSFDGADVPDPPAQGALERATLMGTLAHLWPYIWPGERSDLKMRVVWSLVLLLAAKLITLAVPFSFKWATDALTGDNTAPVAADNWHLWVIASPLLLTASYGVMRILMAVLTQWRDGIFARVAMHAVRKLATLTFIHMHELSLRFHLERKTGGLTRVLERGREGIEVIVRMVILQLIPTIVEVTLLMAVLLWQFDWRYVVATLITVTLYMYYTYIATEWRIGIRRKMNDSDTEANTKAIDSLLNYETVKYFGAEAREAQRYDKSVERYEEASVRTYTSLAVLNTGQAVIFTLGLTATMLMCAIGVRNGTNTVGDFVLVNAMMIQLYQPLNFMGMVYREIKQAIIDIEKMFNVLGREAEIKDASDAQPLIISAGTVRFEDVRFAYEPTRPILKGISFEVPAGKTVAIVGPSGAGKSTISRLLFRLYDVSGGRILIDGQDIRSVTQDSLRASIGMVPQDTVLFNDTIRYNIRYGRWDASDAEVEEAARLAQIDHFIRMAPMGYETQVGERGLKLSGGEKQRVAIARTVLKAPPILVLDEATSALDTHTEHEIQGALDRVAKNRTSLVIAHRLSTIVGADEIIVLDQGRIAERGTHAKLLAQGGLYASMWNRQREAEAAREKLAKMADSGEAPNREPPPVSDALTTPAAAE, from the coding sequence ATGGACCAACCTCAATCGTTCGACGGCGCCGACGTTCCTGATCCTCCCGCACAAGGAGCACTGGAGCGGGCCACGCTGATGGGCACGCTGGCGCATCTGTGGCCCTATATCTGGCCGGGCGAACGCTCCGATCTGAAGATGCGGGTGGTCTGGTCGCTGGTGCTGCTGCTCGCGGCCAAGCTGATCACGCTCGCCGTGCCGTTCAGCTTCAAATGGGCAACCGACGCGCTGACCGGTGACAATACCGCGCCGGTCGCGGCCGACAATTGGCACCTCTGGGTGATCGCTTCGCCGCTGCTGCTGACCGCAAGCTATGGCGTGATGCGCATCCTGATGGCGGTGCTGACGCAATGGCGCGACGGTATCTTTGCCCGCGTCGCCATGCACGCGGTGCGCAAGCTTGCGACTCTCACTTTCATCCACATGCACGAGTTGTCGCTGCGCTTTCATCTCGAACGCAAGACCGGCGGCCTGACGCGCGTGCTCGAGCGCGGCCGTGAGGGCATCGAGGTGATCGTGCGCATGGTGATCCTGCAGCTGATCCCGACCATCGTCGAGGTCACGCTGCTGATGGCCGTGCTGCTCTGGCAGTTCGACTGGCGCTACGTGGTCGCGACCCTGATCACGGTCACGCTCTACATGTACTACACCTACATCGCGACCGAGTGGCGGATCGGCATCCGCCGCAAGATGAACGATTCCGACACCGAAGCGAACACCAAGGCGATCGACTCGCTGCTCAACTACGAAACGGTGAAGTATTTCGGCGCCGAGGCGCGCGAGGCGCAGCGCTACGACAAATCGGTCGAGCGTTACGAAGAGGCGAGCGTCCGCACCTACACCTCGCTCGCGGTGCTCAACACCGGCCAGGCCGTGATCTTCACGCTCGGGCTGACCGCGACCATGCTGATGTGCGCGATCGGCGTGCGCAACGGTACCAACACGGTCGGTGATTTCGTGCTGGTCAACGCCATGATGATCCAGCTCTACCAGCCGCTAAATTTCATGGGCATGGTCTATCGCGAGATCAAGCAGGCGATCATCGACATCGAGAAGATGTTCAACGTGCTGGGTCGCGAAGCCGAGATCAAAGACGCGTCCGATGCGCAGCCGCTGATCATTTCTGCCGGCACCGTGCGCTTCGAGGACGTGCGCTTTGCCTATGAGCCGACGCGCCCGATCCTGAAAGGCATCAGCTTCGAGGTGCCGGCCGGCAAGACGGTCGCGATCGTCGGCCCCTCAGGCGCCGGCAAGTCGACGATCTCGCGCCTCCTATTCCGCCTTTATGATGTGTCGGGAGGCAGGATCCTGATCGACGGCCAGGACATTCGCTCCGTGACGCAGGATTCCCTGCGCGCGTCGATCGGCATGGTGCCGCAGGACACCGTGCTGTTCAACGACACCATCCGCTACAACATTCGCTACGGCCGCTGGGACGCCAGCGATGCCGAGGTCGAAGAGGCGGCGCGGCTCGCACAGATCGACCATTTCATCCGCATGGCGCCGATGGGCTACGAGACCCAGGTCGGCGAGCGCGGCCTGAAGCTCTCGGGCGGCGAGAAGCAGCGCGTCGCGATCGCGCGCACCGTCCTGAAGGCGCCGCCGATCCTGGTGCTGGACGAGGCAACCTCGGCACTCGACACCCACACCGAGCACGAGATCCAGGGCGCGCTCGACCGCGTGGCGAAAAACCGCACCTCCCTGGTGATCGCGCATCGGCTCTCGACCATCGTCGGTGCCGACGAGATCATCGTGCTGGACCAGGGCCGCATCGCCGAGCGCGGCACCCACGCAAAACTGCTCGCGCAAGGCGGCCTCTATGCCAGCATGTGGAACAGGCAGCGCGAGGCCGAGGCGGCACGGGAGAAACTGGCCAAGATGGCCGACTCTGGCGAGGCGCCCAACCGGGAGCCGCCACCGGTCAGCGACGCCCTGACGACACCTGCGGCGGCGGAGTGA
- a CDS encoding motility protein A: MDIATLVGLVAGAIVVSSLILMGGTFGMFYDIHAVIVIFGGSFAATMIRFPLSAMIHGVPLGAKFAFTLSSLSAHDLVDELARIAEIARKQGPVGLEKVETDEPFLAKGIRYVADGYDLDFIRDNLERDRDNFLMHLDEGSKIYRAVGDCAPAFGMIGTLLGMVQMFSNMQDPSKLGPFMATALLATLYGAVVANLICLPIADKLHGKLLDEETNRTLIIDGILMIRDSKSPTLVREMLLAYLPEKHRHAEGEPVPA, encoded by the coding sequence ATGGATATCGCAACACTTGTCGGCCTGGTCGCAGGCGCCATTGTTGTGTCGTCGCTGATCCTGATGGGCGGCACCTTCGGGATGTTCTACGACATCCACGCCGTCATCGTCATCTTCGGCGGCTCGTTCGCCGCAACGATGATCCGCTTTCCATTGTCGGCAATGATCCACGGCGTGCCGCTGGGCGCGAAGTTCGCCTTCACCTTGAGCAGCCTTTCGGCCCACGACCTCGTCGACGAGCTCGCCCGCATTGCCGAGATCGCCCGCAAGCAGGGTCCGGTAGGGCTGGAAAAAGTCGAGACCGACGAGCCGTTCCTCGCCAAGGGCATCCGCTACGTCGCCGACGGTTACGACCTCGACTTCATTCGCGACAATCTGGAGCGCGACCGCGACAACTTCCTGATGCATCTCGACGAGGGCAGCAAGATTTATCGCGCGGTCGGCGACTGCGCCCCGGCGTTCGGCATGATCGGTACGCTGCTGGGCATGGTGCAGATGTTCTCCAACATGCAGGATCCCTCGAAGCTAGGTCCGTTCATGGCCACCGCGCTGCTGGCGACGCTGTACGGCGCCGTCGTCGCGAACCTGATCTGCTTGCCGATCGCCGACAAGCTGCACGGCAAGCTGCTCGACGAGGAGACGAACCGGACGCTGATCATCGACGGCATCCTGATGATCCGCGATTCCAAGAGCCCGACGCTCGTGCGCGAGATGCTGCTGGCCTATCTGCCGGAGAAGCATCGTCACGCCGAGGGCGAGCCGGTGCCGGCCTGA